The Panicum virgatum strain AP13 chromosome 5K, P.virgatum_v5, whole genome shotgun sequence genome has a window encoding:
- the LOC120705685 gene encoding monoacylglycerol lipase gives MERGGAGEVMMTSGATGRIVPVFRSVLSRRALLRAAVALRALFLWLLVLAGGLRRRREAAEVSPAEAGAGAGAGAWRARRRRQAAEEEDVRRRRALAEEVAMAEAAGAGRGTRWGTFLVAGARRNALFCRLWAPAADSEEMRGILVIIHGLNEHSGRYLHFAEQLTACGFGVYAMDWIGHGGSDGLHGYVPSLDYVIEDIEVLLNKIMMENPGVPCFLLGHSTGGAVVLKASLYPHIREKLEGIILTSPALRVKPAHPIVGAVAPIFSLVAPKFQFKGANKRGIPVSRDPAALLAKYSDPLVYTGPIRVRTGHEILRISSYLLHNLKNVTVPFMVLHGTADRVTDPLASQDLHREAASRHKDLRLYDGFLHDLLFEPERDEIGAEIIGWMDGMLRRQAV, from the exons AtggagaggggcggcgccggcgaggtgaTGATGACGTCGGGCGCGACGGGCCGGATCGTGCCGGTGTTCCGCTCCGTGCTGTCGCGGCGCGCGCTgctgcgcgccgccgtggcgctgCGCGCGCTCTTCCTCTGGCTGCTGGTCCTCGCGGGCGggctgcgccggcgccgcgaggCCGCGGAGGTGTCGCCGGCCGAGgcgggggccggggccggggccggggcctggagggcgcggcggcggcggcaggccgcggaggaggaggacgtgcgccgccgcagggcgctcgcggaggaggtggccatggcggaggccgccggcgcggggcggGGGACCAGGTGGGGCACGTTCCTCGTCGCCGGGGCCAGGAGGAACGCGCTCTTCTGCCGCCTCTGGGCGCCCGCCGCCGACTCCGAGGAGATGAG GGGCATTTTGGTCATCATACACGGTCTGAATGAACACAG TGGAAGGTATTTGCACTTTGCTGAACAGCTGACAGCATGTGGCTTTGGAGTATATGCCATGGATTGGATAG GGCATGGTGGAAGTGATGGCCTGCACGGCTATGTGCCTTCACTAGACTATGTTATCGAAGACATA GAAGTGCTTCTTAACAAAATTATGATGGAGAATCCTGGGGTCCCTTGTTTTCTTCTCGGTCACTCCACTGGCGGAGCTGTGGTCTTGAAG GCATCTTTGTACCCTCATATCAGAGAGAAACTGGAAGGGATCATCCTGACATCACCAGCTCTGCGTGTGAAACCTGCCCATCCTATTGTTGGG GCTGTGGCACCGATATTCTCTCTAGTAGCACCCAAGTTCCAGTTCAAAGGAGCAAACAAGAGGGGCATCCCCGTGTCCCGCGACCCAGCCGCGCTGCTGGCAAAATACTCGGACCCATTGGTCTACACAGGGCCGATCAGGGTCCGGACTGGGCACGAGATCCTGCGCATCTCCTCGTACCTGCTGCACAACCTGAAGAATGTCACCGTCCCGTTCATGGTCCTGCACGGCACGGCGGACCGGGTGACGGACCCGCTGGCTTCGCAGGACCTCCACAGGGAGGCCGCGTCGAGGCACAAGGACCTGAGGCTGTACGACGGGTTCTTGCACGACCTGCTCTTCGAGCCCGAGCGCGACGAGATCGGGGCCGAGATCATCGGCTGGATGGACGGGATGCTCCGGCGGCAGGCGGTGTGA